CGCCACCTTGAACCTGCTGCGCGCCTTCGCCCAGGGCGGCTTTGCCGATCTGCACCAGGTGCACAAGTGGAACCTGGATTTCATCGCCAACTCGGCCCTGGCGGAAAAATACAGCCACCTGGCCGACCGCATCGACGAAACCCTGGCGTTCATGCGCGCCTGCGGCATGGACAGCTCGCCGCAACTGCGCGAAACCAGCTTCTTCACCGCCCACGAGGCGCTGCTGCTCAATTACGAAGAAGCCTTCGTGCGTCGCGACAGCCTGACCAATGATTATTACGACTGTTCGGCCCACATGCTGTGGATCGGCGACCGCACCCGTCAGTTGGACGGCGCGCATGTCGAGTTCCTGCGCGGGGTGAACAACCCGATCGGGGTCAAGGTCGGCCCGAGCATGAACCCTGACGACCTGATCCGCCTGATCGACGTGCTCAACCCGGACAACGACCCGGGCCGGCTGAACCTGATCGCCCGGATGGGCGCCAACAAGGTCGGCGATCACCTGCCGCAACTGCTGCGCGCGGTGCAGCGCGAGGGCAAGCAGGTGCTGTGGAGCTCCGATCCGATGCACGGCAACACCATCAAGGCCAGCAGCGGCTACAAGACCCGGGATTTTGCGCAGATCCTGGGCGAAGTGAAGCAGTTCTTCCAGGTCCATGAAGCCGAAGGCACCTATGCCGGCGGTATCCACATCGAGATGACCGGGCAGAACGTCACCGAATGCATCGGTGGCGCGCGACCGATCACCGAAGACGGCCTATCGGATCGCTACCACACCCACTGCGACCCGCGGATGAATGCCGATCAGTCGCTGGAGCTGGCGTTCTTGATTGCCGAGACGTTGAAGCAGGTGAGGCGATGAGCCAGACAGTTTTGTAGTGCCTGGCCTATCGCTTTCGCGAGCAAGCTCGCTCCCACATTGGATCTGCTGTGGACACAAAATCTGTGGTCACGAGGCCCCTGTGGGAGCGAGCTTGCTCGCGATGAGGCCAGCTCAATCAGCCTCGATCTGCGCAAGCGCCACCGCCAGCCGAACCCCACTCGCTTTCCCACAATTGAGCTGAACCCGCTCCAACCCCAACCAGTTGGCCATGCGCCGCAGATTCGTCGCCAACGCCAGCATCCCCTCCTC
This genomic interval from Pseudomonas alvandae contains the following:
- a CDS encoding class II 3-deoxy-7-phosphoheptulonate synthase, whose product is MSQPWSPDSWRALPIQQQPRYPDAAHLSQVEQTLASYPPLVFAGEARELRRQFAEVTQGRAFLLQGGDCAESFAEFSAAKIRDTFKVLLQMAIVMTFAAGCPVVKVGRMAGQFAKPRSANDETIDGVTLPAYRGDIVNGIGFDEKSRVPDPERLLQSYHQSTATLNLLRAFAQGGFADLHQVHKWNLDFIANSALAEKYSHLADRIDETLAFMRACGMDSSPQLRETSFFTAHEALLLNYEEAFVRRDSLTNDYYDCSAHMLWIGDRTRQLDGAHVEFLRGVNNPIGVKVGPSMNPDDLIRLIDVLNPDNDPGRLNLIARMGANKVGDHLPQLLRAVQREGKQVLWSSDPMHGNTIKASSGYKTRDFAQILGEVKQFFQVHEAEGTYAGGIHIEMTGQNVTECIGGARPITEDGLSDRYHTHCDPRMNADQSLELAFLIAETLKQVRR